One Aegilops tauschii subsp. strangulata cultivar AL8/78 chromosome 7, Aet v6.0, whole genome shotgun sequence genomic window carries:
- the LOC141027024 gene encoding uncharacterized protein, producing the protein MEMFRSASSCQDNRDGRCLNDIGKDYGRQMSTKAQSGRYDGPTFEGGYNEDVQGNRISFDASKRIIGNKSIGVQGFSTVYEQGSKYRGSPRFNENIRQGPLKGSPVAFNMRGPSKGSPMAFRIISEITNTRRLSPRFAGQERHGKTKDLAEGITDEAKKYHSSPSISKGTQCSLQQVAYSASMNCMVEAAQSLRCTSAGETGSSIAQCDSGEADSFMDLTVPRRNDAVACDKQQSSSSSAVSGPVAGDETDVIRSECDHTNEDTVDRIIMAPPTIVEKEMDDMFKEGIYPTIQEVTEVLEPEGGMICEKGGFAAKRSTSRRSIYDQ; encoded by the exons ATGGAG ATGTTCAGGAGTGCGTCATCTTGTCAGGACAACAGGGACGGTCGGTGTTTGAATGACATCGGCAAGGATTATGGGAGGCAG ATGTCCACAAAGGCGCAGAGCGGGCGTTATGACGGCCCAACGTTTGAAGGCGGTTATAATGAAGATGTACAGGGTAACAGAATTTCCTTTGATGCAAGCAAAAGGATCATTGGCAACAAAAGCATTGGTGTTCAAGGATTCAGTACA GTGTACGAGCAAGGAAGCAAGTATCGCGGTAGTCCACGGTTCAATGAAAACATAAGGCAAGGTCCTTTGAAAGGATCACCTGTGGCGTTCAACATGAGGGGTCCTTCCAAAGGATCTCCGATGGCATTCAGAATCATCAGCGAAATCACCAATACACGGAGGTTGTCGCCAAGATTTGCTGGACAAGAGAGGCATGGGAAAACAAAG GACTTGGCAGAGGGGATAACAGATGAGGCAAAGAAATATCATAGTTCTCCATCCATTTCGAAGGGAACGCAATGTTCACTTCAGCAAGTAGCGTACAGCGCCAGCATGAATTGCATGGTAGAAGCAGCACAGTCCCTTCGTTGCACGAGTGCCGGAGAAACAGGGAGTAGCATTGCACAATGCGACAGTGGAGAAGCAGACTCATTTATGGATTTGACCGTGCCACGCAGAAACGACGCTGTTGCGTGTGACAAACAacagagcagcagcagctccgCTGTAAGTGGACCTGTGGCTGGCGATGAAACTGATGTCATCAGAAGTGAATGCGATCACACGAACGAAGACACAGTAGACAGAATCATCATGGCGCCGCCGACCATTGTAGAGAAAGAAATGGACGACATGTTCAAAGAAGGCATATACCCAACGATTCAGGAGGTCACCGAAGTGCTCGAACCAGAGGGTGGTATG ATATGCGAGAAGGGTGGCTTTGCTGCCAAGCGATCAACGAGTAGAAGATCGATATATGATCAGTAG